Proteins found in one Prochlorothrix hollandica PCC 9006 = CALU 1027 genomic segment:
- a CDS encoding bactofilin family protein, translated as MFSRRRRQPPTALTVLSAKSEVQGDLFVEGDLRVEGIIHGRVEVRGNVEVLASGLIEGSELRANGLVIHGIVKATKITLDDRLYLGSNAQLEGDLTAAALDIQPGARYVGYASTQAALNPAMALPAAQGSQDFAPKKQQPEIILGETKVLR; from the coding sequence ATGTTTAGTCGTCGCCGTCGCCAGCCCCCCACCGCCCTCACCGTGTTGAGTGCTAAGAGTGAAGTTCAAGGGGATTTGTTTGTGGAAGGAGACCTGCGGGTAGAAGGTATTATCCATGGCCGCGTTGAAGTGCGGGGAAATGTGGAAGTCTTAGCCAGCGGATTGATTGAAGGATCGGAACTGCGGGCCAATGGCCTGGTGATCCATGGCATTGTTAAAGCCACCAAAATTACCTTAGACGATCGGCTCTACTTGGGATCCAATGCCCAACTGGAAGGGGATCTCACCGCTGCTGCCCTCGATATTCAGCCCGGTGCCCGCTATGTGGGCTATGCGTCAACCCAGGCTGCCCTCAACCCCGCCATGGCCCTACCCGCAGCCCAGGGTTCCCAGGATTTTGCCCCTAAAAAGCAACAGCCGGAAATTATTTTGGGTGAAACTAAGGTTCTGCGATAG
- the mutY gene encoding A/G-specific adenine glycosylase, whose protein sequence is MLDLTDPDLRRSLLTWYHRCGRVLPWRNHPDPYAIWVSEIMLQQTQVKTVIPYYQRWLEAFPTIAALAAAPQQQVLKLWQGLGYYARARNLHRAAQMLVHQGDGSFPQDLQTVLALPGIGRTTAGGILSAAFNQPVAILDGNVKRVLVRLLALDRPISQVLPQLWEASEALLDRHHPRDFNQALMDLGATVCTPKNPACLICPWRSACGAYALNRTAELPMGETSAPLPLKIIGVAVIFNDRGQVLIDRRPEDGLLGGLWEFPGGKLEAGETITDCIRREIAEELALDIEVGQHLITVDHAYSHFRVQLQVYCCQHRSGEPQPLACDEVRWVAIADLDQYPFPKANERIITALRTSGISAH, encoded by the coding sequence GTGCTAGATCTGACTGATCCCGATCTGCGGCGATCGCTCCTCACCTGGTATCACCGCTGTGGCCGGGTTCTGCCCTGGCGTAATCACCCCGATCCCTATGCCATCTGGGTTTCGGAAATCATGTTGCAGCAAACCCAGGTTAAAACCGTCATTCCCTACTATCAGCGCTGGCTGGAAGCCTTCCCCACCATTGCTGCCCTAGCCGCCGCCCCCCAACAGCAGGTCTTGAAACTGTGGCAGGGATTGGGGTACTATGCCCGCGCCCGCAATCTACACCGAGCGGCCCAGATGCTGGTGCACCAGGGGGACGGCAGCTTTCCCCAGGATCTCCAGACCGTGTTGGCCCTTCCTGGCATTGGACGAACCACAGCCGGGGGCATCCTCAGCGCCGCGTTTAACCAGCCCGTGGCGATTTTGGATGGCAATGTCAAGCGGGTCTTGGTGCGACTGTTGGCCCTCGATCGCCCCATCAGCCAAGTCTTACCCCAGTTATGGGAAGCCTCGGAAGCCTTGCTGGATCGGCACCATCCCCGGGACTTTAACCAAGCCCTGATGGATCTGGGGGCGACGGTGTGTACCCCAAAAAATCCCGCTTGTTTGATCTGCCCCTGGCGATCGGCCTGCGGTGCCTATGCCCTCAATCGAACAGCGGAGTTACCCATGGGCGAAACCTCAGCCCCCCTGCCCTTAAAAATTATTGGTGTGGCGGTTATTTTCAACGATCGCGGCCAAGTGCTCATCGATCGTCGGCCCGAGGATGGCTTATTGGGGGGATTATGGGAGTTTCCAGGGGGCAAGCTGGAGGCGGGGGAAACCATCACCGACTGCATTCGCCGGGAAATTGCCGAGGAACTGGCCCTAGACATCGAGGTGGGCCAGCATTTGATCACCGTCGATCATGCCTATAGCCATTTTCGGGTGCAATTGCAGGTCTACTGTTGCCAGCACCGCAGTGGCGAGCCGCAGCCCCTGGCCTGCGATGAGGTGCGGTGGGTGGCGATCGCCGATCTGGATCAGTATCCCTTCCCCAAAGCCAACGAACGCATCATCACCGCCCTCCGAACCTCTGGGATATCGGCTCATTAA
- the bchM gene encoding magnesium protoporphyrin IX methyltransferase: MTTTTDKEKTQETSPELANDDKTIVQNYFNSTGFDRWRRIYGDGEVNSVQLDIRRGHQQTVDTLLDWLKADNNLKDMTFCDAGCGVGSLSIPLAEAGAKVFSSDISEKMVEEAQKRAKETLNNSDNPVFIVQDLEKLSGSYHTVVCLDVLIHYPTDKIATMIKHLSSLAESRLIFSFAPKKPCLVLLKKVGELFPGPSKTTRAYLHRQVDIVKILEEEGWTVERKAMTSTRFYFSQMLEAVKGVPAAEPEAETAGEGLQK, translated from the coding sequence ATGACCACAACCACCGATAAAGAGAAAACGCAGGAAACCAGCCCGGAGCTTGCCAACGATGATAAAACCATCGTGCAGAACTACTTTAACTCCACGGGCTTCGATCGCTGGCGACGCATTTATGGCGATGGGGAGGTTAATTCGGTTCAGTTGGACATTCGCCGAGGCCACCAACAAACCGTTGACACCCTCCTGGACTGGCTCAAGGCGGACAATAACCTCAAGGACATGACCTTCTGTGATGCGGGCTGTGGTGTCGGCAGCCTCAGTATCCCCCTGGCAGAGGCGGGGGCTAAGGTTTTTTCCAGTGACATTTCTGAAAAAATGGTGGAAGAAGCCCAGAAACGGGCCAAAGAAACCCTCAATAACAGCGATAACCCCGTCTTCATCGTGCAAGATCTGGAAAAGCTCAGCGGTAGCTACCACACCGTTGTTTGCTTGGATGTGCTGATCCATTACCCCACGGACAAGATCGCCACCATGATCAAGCACCTCAGCAGCCTTGCAGAGTCCCGGCTGATCTTCAGCTTTGCCCCCAAAAAGCCCTGCTTGGTGCTGCTGAAAAAAGTGGGAGAACTTTTCCCTGGACCCAGCAAAACGACCCGCGCCTATCTGCACCGGCAAGTGGATATTGTCAAAATTCTGGAGGAAGAAGGCTGGACCGTGGAGCGCAAGGCCATGACCAGCACCCGGTTCTATTTCTCCCAAATGCTGGAGGCGGTGAAGGGGGTGCCCGCAGCCGAGCCAGAGGCAGAAACCGCAGGGGAGGGTCTTCAGAAATAG
- a CDS encoding phosphotransacetylase family protein has product MPQSSKHLIIGSLDAYSGKSTAVLGLAHCLQQQGLDIAYGKPLGTSVNNRLDSDSSPDTDADIDADVEFLAETLNLKADRLCPTLLMVTDETVEQYIGGAHRQDYGSALGAAMTHQTVPLVLLEGPGTLDEGYLYGLSLEQMAQAIDASIVLVIRFHSLRAIERLLAAKQRLGDRLVGVILNDVSSLHLPKVETLVKPLLENHGLPVVGVVPHNEVLKSVSVGELVTRLEAEVLCSKERMDLMVETLYIGAMNVNSALEYFRQGRNMAIVTGGDRTDLQLAALETSTQCLVLTGHIAPTPQILSRAEEMEIPILTVDLDTLSTVEIIEQAFGQVSLHDGIKREFVFQMGREEFYVDRLLDILHIPLPSLV; this is encoded by the coding sequence GTGCCACAATCCAGCAAACATTTAATTATTGGTTCCCTCGACGCTTACAGTGGTAAATCCACTGCTGTACTGGGTTTGGCACACTGTCTCCAACAACAGGGGTTAGACATTGCCTACGGCAAACCCTTGGGGACTTCTGTGAACAATCGCCTCGATAGCGACAGCAGCCCGGATACTGATGCAGATATTGATGCAGATGTGGAGTTTCTGGCGGAAACCTTGAACCTCAAGGCCGATCGTCTTTGCCCCACCCTGCTCATGGTTACCGATGAGACCGTGGAGCAATACATCGGCGGCGCTCACCGTCAAGACTATGGCAGTGCCTTGGGGGCAGCCATGACCCACCAAACCGTGCCCCTCGTCCTCCTGGAGGGACCCGGCACCCTAGACGAAGGCTACCTCTATGGGTTGTCCCTGGAACAAATGGCCCAAGCCATTGATGCTTCCATTGTTTTGGTGATCCGTTTCCATTCTCTCCGGGCTATTGAACGCCTGTTGGCGGCCAAGCAACGCCTGGGGGATCGTCTGGTGGGCGTGATCCTCAATGATGTCTCTAGCCTGCATTTGCCCAAGGTGGAAACCCTGGTGAAGCCCCTGCTGGAGAATCACGGGTTGCCCGTGGTGGGGGTGGTTCCCCACAATGAGGTGCTCAAAAGTGTCAGCGTTGGCGAACTGGTGACGCGGCTTGAGGCTGAGGTGTTGTGCTCTAAGGAGCGCATGGATTTGATGGTGGAGACCCTCTATATTGGGGCGATGAATGTCAATTCTGCCCTGGAATATTTCCGCCAAGGTCGCAATATGGCCATTGTCACCGGCGGCGATCGCACGGATCTGCAACTAGCGGCCCTGGAAACTTCTACCCAATGTTTGGTGCTGACGGGTCACATTGCCCCCACGCCCCAAATTCTGAGCCGCGCTGAGGAAATGGAAATCCCCATTTTGACGGTGGATCTGGACACCCTGTCCACGGTGGAAATCATTGAACAGGCCTTTGGTCAGGTGAGCCTCCATGATGGCATCAAGCGGGAGTTTGTCTTCCAAATGGGCCGGGAGGAGTTTTATGTCGATCGCCTGCTGGATATCCTGCACATTCCCTTGCCCAGCCTGGTTTAA
- a CDS encoding DUF3318 domain-containing protein yields MPPADPEIARLLDLLPASGRSKTKLMAKPHQSQVLHVPLPRPWPTPHGISFNPDLWQQLPQPQRDLLLLRSVAWIMNVRWLKPELYQGVMAIGLVGSLAEFLQADFVGVAMAVGLTAGATAQLWRRNHSPQRDLEADEGALRLSQRRGYRAPDALRALLGGIEAIAALEQRSLDFGELLRCQNLRSKLAAHPQEVPDRLG; encoded by the coding sequence ATGCCCCCTGCTGATCCTGAAATCGCCCGCCTCCTTGATCTGTTGCCTGCATCGGGACGCAGCAAAACCAAACTGATGGCTAAACCCCACCAGTCCCAGGTGCTCCATGTCCCCCTGCCTCGGCCCTGGCCCACCCCCCATGGCATCAGCTTTAACCCTGATCTCTGGCAGCAGCTTCCCCAGCCCCAACGGGATCTACTGCTGCTGCGATCGGTGGCCTGGATCATGAATGTGCGTTGGCTCAAGCCGGAGCTATACCAGGGGGTGATGGCCATCGGGTTAGTGGGATCCCTGGCGGAATTTCTGCAAGCAGACTTTGTGGGTGTGGCGATGGCGGTGGGGCTGACCGCTGGAGCCACGGCTCAACTGTGGCGCAGAAACCACAGTCCCCAACGGGACTTGGAGGCGGATGAGGGGGCGTTGCGCCTGTCCCAGCGCCGGGGCTATCGGGCACCCGATGCCCTGCGGGCCTTGTTGGGGGGCATTGAGGCGATCGCGGCTCTGGAGCAGCGGAGTTTGGACTTTGGGGAACTGCTGCGTTGTCAGAATCTCCGGTCAAAACTAGCAGCCCATCCCCAGGAAGTTCCCGATCGCCTGGGGTAA
- a CDS encoding MerR family transcriptional regulator, whose product MRTLQQLAQENPHWSLDQLVKILNALLPNFLPDRPSTDRPSTDSPSLGSKTLGSKTPHGVRDGITPRLVRHYTTQGLVDEPLKDGRSARYTYRHLLQLLVVRRLLREGYGTSVLQPLLAQKTTAELEALLQGGVQLTVTPANPALSFLEDIRQRSRQIAPPPGTTPALPTPATFQPLGPIDPSYDLDLLDPGDFDSLDALDLDDQGLADFEDLTPDSLADAGDRSAEPLPWETSLDPLTTNPTPRDDAASHWTRLEVLPGLEVSLRRGVTLPRSPQERQNLAAAIVAILDRLDPL is encoded by the coding sequence ATGAGAACGCTGCAACAACTAGCCCAAGAAAATCCCCACTGGTCTTTGGATCAGCTTGTTAAGATCCTCAATGCCCTATTGCCCAACTTTCTTCCCGATCGCCCTAGCACCGATCGCCCTAGCACCGATTCCCCATCCCTAGGCTCCAAAACCCTAGGCTCCAAAACCCCCCATGGGGTGCGGGATGGCATCACCCCCCGTCTCGTGCGCCACTACACCACCCAAGGTTTGGTGGATGAACCCCTGAAGGATGGCCGATCGGCCCGCTATACCTACCGCCATCTGCTGCAATTATTGGTGGTGCGGCGGCTGTTGCGGGAGGGCTATGGCACCAGTGTTTTGCAGCCCCTATTGGCCCAGAAAACCACGGCGGAGTTGGAGGCACTGCTCCAGGGAGGGGTGCAATTAACGGTGACCCCTGCCAATCCAGCCCTATCGTTTTTGGAGGATATCCGCCAACGATCGCGCCAAATCGCCCCGCCACCAGGGACGACCCCAGCCCTGCCCACACCAGCGACTTTCCAGCCCTTAGGCCCGATAGATCCCAGCTACGATCTGGATCTCCTCGATCCGGGTGATTTCGATTCCCTCGATGCGTTGGATCTGGATGATCAGGGTCTGGCTGATTTCGAGGATCTAACGCCAGATTCCTTAGCAGACGCTGGGGATCGATCGGCGGAACCGTTGCCATGGGAGACCAGCCTGGATCCCCTGACCACCAACCCCACGCCACGGGATGATGCTGCTAGCCACTGGACGCGGCTTGAGGTGTTACCGGGTTTGGAAGTGAGCCTACGGCGGGGGGTGACCCTGCCCCGCAGTCCCCAGGAACGGCAAAATCTGGCGGCGGCGATCGTGGCCATCCTCGATCGTCTCGATCCCCTTTAG
- a CDS encoding macro domain-containing protein: MQPKIELIPLKPALCPQIASTLDVLVRITPPALATPTERPDLNLSLVLDRSGSMGGHNKMPYAKAAAQYAVEQLALGDRVSVVTFDNQVETPIPSTLAGRKEVIINAIQAIQPRGSTALHAGWLEGGMQVSQHLKPEHLNRVMLLSDGQANVGETNPDVIGQDVRGLAQRGVSTTTLGVGDDYDEILLEAIAASGDGSYYYIASPDQLPDIFQQELQGLMATLGRNVRLGAELAPGVVLLDCFNDFKTLATGDYSLPNLIAESPFTAALRLQIPIQTGEPLDWLAQVKLTWNDVETGAELTTVITLALPWVSQGEWEALPFNGEVQQEVAVLTVARAKKEAASQAKRGEYGAAMASIRMAQADFQDVCFSMDTEVADGELLALADLAEDLEAQNYSTFTKRSHYESHLRGRGSSQSQYQDYQKQRSQQGSSGQGSGTSLPAQGQSGSSRSVIPAHTLQDQVQQGVIQAILGDITKIPADAIVNATNSLLTGSTGVDAALHRAAGSGLQAECRQLRECPVGQAVVTNAYLLPARWVIHTPGPAWQGGHQGEENLLRSCYGQSLRLALQQGAKSITFPAISTGALGFPLDRAAAIAIKAVSEFLLRYPAIQQVTFVCFDQTTLAAYQTRLPHLS; the protein is encoded by the coding sequence ATGCAACCTAAAATTGAATTAATCCCCCTTAAACCAGCCCTTTGTCCCCAGATTGCCAGCACATTAGATGTATTGGTGCGCATTACCCCCCCAGCCTTAGCCACACCCACGGAACGACCCGACTTAAACCTGAGCCTTGTTCTCGATCGATCCGGCTCCATGGGGGGACATAACAAAATGCCCTATGCCAAGGCCGCAGCCCAGTATGCCGTAGAGCAATTGGCCCTGGGCGATCGGGTCAGTGTAGTCACCTTTGATAACCAGGTGGAAACCCCCATACCCAGCACCCTAGCGGGCCGCAAAGAAGTCATCATCAATGCCATCCAGGCGATTCAGCCACGGGGTAGCACTGCCCTCCATGCCGGTTGGCTAGAAGGGGGGATGCAGGTGAGCCAGCACCTGAAACCGGAGCATCTGAATCGGGTGATGCTACTATCCGATGGCCAAGCCAATGTGGGGGAAACCAACCCCGATGTGATCGGCCAAGATGTGCGAGGTTTGGCGCAACGGGGGGTCAGCACCACAACCCTGGGGGTGGGGGATGACTATGACGAAATCCTCTTGGAGGCGATCGCTGCTAGTGGGGATGGCAGCTACTACTACATTGCCAGCCCCGATCAGTTACCGGACATTTTCCAGCAGGAACTCCAGGGACTGATGGCCACCCTGGGGCGTAACGTGCGCCTAGGGGCTGAACTGGCTCCGGGGGTGGTGTTACTGGACTGTTTTAATGACTTCAAAACCCTAGCCACTGGGGACTATAGTCTCCCCAACTTAATTGCTGAGAGTCCGTTTACTGCAGCTTTACGGCTCCAAATACCCATCCAGACGGGAGAACCCCTAGATTGGCTCGCCCAGGTTAAATTAACCTGGAATGATGTGGAAACCGGGGCCGAACTGACCACCGTCATCACCCTAGCCCTGCCCTGGGTTAGCCAAGGGGAGTGGGAGGCACTGCCCTTTAATGGGGAGGTGCAGCAGGAAGTAGCTGTGCTGACGGTGGCGCGGGCTAAGAAAGAGGCGGCTAGTCAAGCAAAACGGGGCGAGTATGGGGCAGCGATGGCCAGTATCAGAATGGCCCAGGCAGATTTCCAGGATGTCTGTTTTTCCATGGATACAGAGGTGGCGGACGGGGAACTGTTGGCCCTGGCGGATTTGGCGGAAGACCTAGAAGCCCAGAACTACAGCACCTTTACCAAGCGCAGCCATTATGAGTCCCACCTGCGGGGGCGAGGATCGAGCCAGAGCCAGTACCAGGACTATCAAAAGCAACGGAGCCAACAGGGGTCCAGTGGTCAGGGCAGTGGCACCAGCCTCCCCGCCCAGGGACAGTCTGGCAGCAGTCGGAGTGTCATCCCGGCCCACACCCTGCAAGATCAGGTGCAGCAGGGAGTCATTCAGGCGATATTAGGGGATATCACCAAAATTCCAGCCGATGCCATCGTTAACGCTACTAATTCCCTGCTCACAGGTTCCACAGGGGTGGATGCGGCCCTACACCGGGCAGCGGGATCGGGATTGCAGGCGGAATGTCGGCAGTTACGGGAGTGTCCGGTGGGGCAGGCGGTGGTCACCAATGCCTATTTATTACCGGCCCGGTGGGTCATTCACACCCCAGGACCGGCATGGCAGGGGGGGCACCAAGGGGAGGAAAATCTCCTGCGCAGTTGCTATGGGCAGAGTCTGCGGCTGGCGTTGCAACAGGGGGCTAAAAGCATCACTTTTCCAGCAATTTCCACGGGTGCCCTGGGGTTTCCCCTGGATCGGGCGGCGGCGATCGCCATCAAGGCCGTCAGTGAGTTCCTCTTGCGCTATCCGGCGATCCAACAGGTGACCTTTGTGTGTTTTGATCAAACCACCCTAGCAGCCTATCAAACGCGGCTCCCACATCTCTCCTAA
- a CDS encoding Glu/Leu/Phe/Val family dehydrogenase yields MSTLLSDASKHLDLAIKHATVSDDLITRLRAPKASLTVSIPLRRDDGSLEVFQGYRVRYDDSRGPAKGGVRFHPGVNLDEVQSLAFWMTFKCAAVNLPFGGGKGGITVNPKTLSPMEVERLSRGYIDAIADFIGPDVDILAPDVYTNARIMSWMMDQYSIIRRQYSPGVVTGKPLAVGGSQGRESATAMGAFFVIQTLMPKFDRRPAETTVAVQGFGNAGSIIAELLAEAGYRVVAVSDSQGGIYSKQGLDIPSIRQHKESTREGVKAVYCAGSVCGIVEHEVITNEQLLALDVDVLIPAALEGQITADNAHQIQAKYVFEVANGPVTFAADQILESRNIYVIPDILVNAGGVTVSYFEWVQNRNGLYWSGAEVHNQLQQKMVEETEAMWCISQQESISVRSAAYVHALNRLGETVEAKGTHRYFRHA; encoded by the coding sequence ATGTCTACCCTTCTCTCCGATGCGAGCAAACACCTCGATCTCGCCATCAAACATGCCACTGTCTCCGATGATCTGATCACCCGGCTCCGGGCACCCAAGGCCAGTTTAACGGTGTCCATTCCCCTGCGACGGGATGATGGTTCCCTGGAGGTTTTCCAGGGCTACCGCGTGCGCTATGACGATAGTCGGGGACCGGCCAAAGGGGGCGTGCGTTTCCATCCGGGGGTGAATCTGGATGAAGTCCAATCCCTAGCCTTTTGGATGACCTTTAAGTGCGCGGCAGTCAATCTGCCCTTTGGGGGCGGCAAGGGGGGCATTACGGTCAATCCCAAAACCCTGTCTCCCATGGAGGTGGAGCGGTTGAGCCGGGGTTATATTGACGCGATCGCCGACTTTATCGGTCCCGATGTCGATATTCTGGCCCCCGATGTCTACACCAACGCCCGCATCATGAGTTGGATGATGGATCAATATAGCATTATCCGCCGCCAGTACAGTCCTGGGGTGGTGACGGGCAAGCCCTTAGCCGTGGGGGGGAGCCAGGGGCGAGAATCGGCCACGGCCATGGGTGCCTTTTTTGTGATCCAAACCCTTATGCCCAAGTTCGATCGTCGTCCCGCCGAGACCACCGTTGCAGTGCAGGGGTTTGGGAATGCCGGCAGCATCATTGCTGAACTTCTGGCGGAGGCGGGCTATCGAGTCGTGGCGGTCAGTGATTCCCAGGGGGGAATCTATAGCAAGCAAGGTTTAGATATCCCCAGCATTCGCCAGCATAAAGAATCAACCCGCGAGGGGGTGAAGGCCGTCTATTGTGCTGGCAGTGTCTGCGGCATTGTGGAACATGAGGTGATCACCAACGAACAGTTACTTGCCTTGGATGTAGATGTGCTGATTCCCGCCGCCCTAGAAGGGCAAATCACAGCGGACAATGCCCACCAAATCCAAGCCAAGTATGTGTTTGAAGTGGCTAATGGTCCGGTAACCTTTGCCGCTGATCAAATTTTGGAATCCCGCAATATTTACGTGATTCCCGATATTTTGGTCAATGCGGGGGGGGTAACGGTGAGTTACTTTGAGTGGGTGCAAAACCGCAACGGCTTGTACTGGAGCGGGGCAGAGGTGCATAACCAGCTTCAACAGAAAATGGTGGAGGAAACGGAAGCAATGTGGTGCATCTCACAACAGGAGAGTATTTCGGTGCGATCGGCGGCCTATGTCCACGCCCTCAACCGTCTGGGGGAAACCGTGGAAGCGAAGGGAACCCACCGCTATTTCCGCCATGCCTAG
- a CDS encoding putative signal transducing protein, whose product MPWITIRTTPNRWEAELVQQMLDAQDIPSRIIDLGAPTYLCVGGPTAVQVLSQDRWTALLLLSTPEGE is encoded by the coding sequence GTGCCTTGGATCACGATCCGCACCACCCCCAACCGCTGGGAAGCAGAACTGGTTCAGCAAATGCTGGATGCCCAGGATATTCCTAGTCGGATTATTGACCTGGGAGCACCCACCTACCTCTGTGTGGGCGGGCCGACGGCGGTGCAGGTTTTGTCTCAAGACCGCTGGACTGCGCTCCTGCTGCTGAGCACCCCAGAAGGGGAGTAG
- the accD gene encoding acetyl-CoA carboxylase, carboxyltransferase subunit beta: MSLFDWFANRQKNEPIQHPVQPEREISDGLWTKCESCGVLAYSKDLRANQMVCPDCDHHNRVYSPERIRQLIDADTWYPLNEQITPTDPLGFRDRKAYADRIRETQDKTRLSDAVQTGLGRLEGLPVALGVMDFRFMGGSMGSVVGEKLTRLIETATAERVPVIIVCASGGARMQEGMLSLMQMAKISGALERHRSQRLLYLPILTHPTTGGVTASFAMLGDLILAEPKALIGFAGRRVIEQTLREKLPSDFQTAEYLQHHGFVDVIVSRTQLKKTLATLIQMHQPIPRPTPPLHVPDHVPNLTATMVPD, from the coding sequence ATGTCCCTATTTGATTGGTTTGCGAATCGCCAGAAAAACGAGCCGATACAGCATCCGGTGCAGCCAGAGCGAGAGATTTCCGATGGACTCTGGACAAAGTGCGAATCCTGCGGTGTTTTGGCCTATTCCAAGGATCTCCGGGCCAATCAAATGGTTTGCCCTGACTGTGATCACCACAACCGCGTTTACAGCCCTGAGCGCATTCGCCAATTGATCGATGCCGACACCTGGTATCCCCTCAATGAACAGATAACCCCTACGGATCCCCTGGGGTTTCGCGATCGCAAGGCCTATGCCGATCGCATCCGGGAAACCCAGGATAAAACCCGCCTCTCCGATGCTGTGCAAACGGGTCTGGGGAGGCTGGAGGGGTTGCCCGTGGCCCTGGGGGTGATGGATTTTCGCTTTATGGGGGGCAGTATGGGATCCGTGGTGGGGGAAAAGCTCACCCGCCTCATTGAAACCGCCACCGCCGAACGGGTGCCTGTCATTATTGTCTGCGCTTCTGGGGGAGCCAGGATGCAGGAGGGCATGTTGAGCCTGATGCAAATGGCCAAGATTTCGGGAGCCTTGGAGCGCCACCGCAGCCAGCGATTGCTATATTTGCCCATCCTGACCCACCCCACCACGGGCGGCGTAACCGCTAGTTTTGCCATGTTGGGGGATTTAATCCTGGCGGAACCCAAGGCACTGATTGGTTTTGCGGGGCGACGGGTCATTGAACAAACCCTACGGGAAAAGCTCCCCAGTGACTTCCAGACGGCGGAATATTTGCAGCACCATGGGTTTGTGGATGTGATTGTGTCCCGCACCCAACTGAAGAAGACTCTGGCCACCCTGATCCAAATGCACCAACCGATCCCCCGTCCCACCCCCCCGCTGCACGTCCCCGATCATGTGCCCAACCTGACGGCGACGATGGTTCCCGACTAG
- a CDS encoding Uma2 family endonuclease: MTSPPTVTGSLKLNLHSVELSDDQFYRLCGDNPELQLERDRQGALIVMSPVGGERGRWEASYTIAVGTWNLQTQLGEVFSSSTLFKLPGGGDRSPDLAWVERSRWQCLTREERQKFLPLAPDFVLELRSPSDRLPDLQDKMQEYLDSGVRLGWLINPQDQTVEIYRPQQPREVRSLPTVLSGESVLVGFTLAIARFSLD; the protein is encoded by the coding sequence ATGACTAGCCCTCCCACCGTCACCGGTTCCTTGAAGCTAAATCTTCACAGTGTTGAGTTAAGCGATGACCAATTTTATCGCCTCTGTGGTGACAACCCAGAATTACAGTTGGAACGCGATCGCCAAGGAGCCTTAATTGTCATGAGTCCAGTGGGGGGGGAACGTGGTCGCTGGGAAGCGAGCTATACGATCGCCGTCGGCACTTGGAACCTCCAAACCCAACTGGGGGAAGTCTTTAGTTCTTCAACCCTGTTTAAGTTACCCGGGGGGGGCGATCGCAGCCCAGATTTGGCCTGGGTGGAACGATCCCGGTGGCAGTGCCTGACGCGGGAGGAGCGGCAAAAATTTCTGCCCTTGGCTCCTGATTTTGTCTTGGAACTGCGGTCTCCCAGCGATCGACTCCCGGACCTCCAGGATAAAATGCAGGAATACTTAGACAGCGGTGTCCGCTTGGGTTGGCTGATCAATCCCCAGGATCAAACCGTGGAAATTTATCGCCCCCAGCAGCCGAGGGAGGTGCGATCGCTGCCCACGGTCCTATCGGGGGAATCGGTACTGGTGGGGTTTACCTTGGCGATCGCCCGTTTCAGCCTTGACTAA
- a CDS encoding bis(5'-nucleosyl)-tetraphosphatase — translation MATRIDAAYGLIPVWTTPQGDRRYLLILHQKGHWAFPKGHAEAGETPLETARREVEEETGLTALDVVETAQFEEGYQFQQGRDTITKTVTYFLAHVHPTDNGEPPAITVQEAEVAQFRWCSCEEAQSLITFEANRRILGECEALCQSISL, via the coding sequence GTGGCCACGAGAATTGATGCTGCCTATGGGCTGATTCCGGTTTGGACGACTCCCCAGGGCGATCGCCGCTATTTGTTGATTTTGCACCAGAAAGGCCACTGGGCTTTCCCCAAGGGTCACGCTGAAGCGGGGGAAACACCCCTGGAAACGGCCCGCCGAGAAGTGGAAGAAGAAACGGGGCTAACGGCCTTAGATGTGGTGGAAACGGCCCAGTTTGAGGAGGGCTATCAATTCCAGCAGGGCCGGGATACCATTACCAAAACCGTGACCTATTTTCTGGCCCACGTTCACCCGACTGACAACGGTGAACCCCCAGCCATTACGGTACAGGAGGCGGAGGTGGCCCAGTTCCGCTGGTGTAGCTGCGAGGAAGCCCAGAGTTTGATTACCTTTGAGGCCAATCGCCGTATTTTAGGGGAATGCGAAGCCCTATGCCAAAGCATCAGCTTGTAG